A single region of the Phaenicophaeus curvirostris isolate KB17595 chromosome 4, BPBGC_Pcur_1.0, whole genome shotgun sequence genome encodes:
- the FAM47E gene encoding protein FAM47E, whose product MSCKDFQECRPRLSDSLNSQRWIFLKKGLDDFRDGFPPSSDNVIVYGRKQPVSVTLQNSTLKSLPALGSKERTCGKAQVCLSKLSPLQQARREHVAQIERCLNQCPGVLCPHLGRNSSPKGGGNCSVDEDTLKSLLNTSCGRKVTVTLPSYAVKHNNLEAEQPESQEISPSRVAVRNYHLKSLPCQDKVPSQTKEVKIRYGEWYLDPKTWRKQKANEPLKAPEAAISSFGNAQNWSEKEMKIAQLHITQAFKEFLERKGYRDPQFLPKMPAEGSDCRVPKERHRACKKVSKEIGQNKRRFLHDHELIQISKLY is encoded by the exons ATGTCTTGTAAGGACTTCCAAGAGTGCAGACCAAGGCTGTCTGACTCTCTTAATAGTCAGCGCTGGATATTCTTGAAAAAAGGCCTAGATGACTTCAGAGATGGCTTTCCCCCTTCATCTGATAATGTGATTGTGTATGGCAGGAAGCAGCCTGTCTCAGTTACCCTTCAAAACAGCACATTGAAGTCTTTGCCAGCACTTGGGAGCAAGGAAAGGACGTGTGGGAAAGCACAGGTCTGCCTGTCCAAGCTCAGCCCGCTGCAGCAAGCCAGGAGGGAGCACGTTGCGCAGATAGAGCGCTGTCTGAACCAGTGTCCTGGAGTGCTCTGCCCACACTTGGGAAGAAACAGCTCCCCAAAG ggaggaggaaacTGCAGTGTTGATGAAGATACCCTGAAAAGTTTGCTCAACACCAGCTGTGGAAGGAAGGTCACTGTCACTTTGCCTTCTTATGCTGTGAAACACAACAATTTGGAAGCAGAGCAGCCAGAGAGTCAGGAGATCTCACCCTCACGGGTAGCTGTCAGGAATTATCACCTCAAAAGCCTGCCCTGCCAGGATAAG GTCCCTTCCCAAACAAAAGAGGTTAAAATCAGATATGGAGAGTGGTATCTCGATCCCAAAACGTGGAGAAAACAGAAGGCAAATGAACCATTAAAAGCTCCAGAAGCAGCAATCAGTAGCTTTGGGAATGCACAGAACTGGTCTGAAAAG GAGATGAAAATTGCACAGCTCCACATCACACAGGCCTTTAAAGAATTCCTGGAAAGAAAGGGCTACAGAGATCCTCAG TTCCTTCCAAAAATGCCAGCTGAGGGAAGTGATTGCAGAGTTCCAAAGGAGAGACACAGAGCGTGCAAGAAAGTGTCTAAAGAAAtaggacaaaataaaagaaggttCCTTCATGACCATGAATTAATACAGATTTCTAAACTTTATTAA